The DNA sequence ACAAGACGCTTATTGAGGCACCCACTGCCGGCAATGGCGCAACCTGTCGAAGCTGTGCGCAGTGTCCCTGGATGGCGATGAACGGGTTGGAAAACCTGCTTCGGGTAATCGAGACAGGCGATCAGGAAGTGCACGTGGATCCAGTGACCCGGGAGAGCGCTCTCAAGCCTCTGCGGCGCATGCTGGATTTCACTGCAGAGATGAACCTGAAAGCTGCCGGTAACGCCTAACTGTTACGCCGCACCTGTAGGCGGCTGGTAATTTCTGCCAGCCGCTCACTCACAATCTGGCGCTGGGCGGAGCCCGCAGGCAGTTTTTCCTGGGCCTGCCTGAGTTGCCTCTGGGCAGATTCCAGATTCCCCATGAGGGCGTCATACTCCGCGCGAGCCCGGTGCACACCAACAATGTTTCTTGCCATACCTTCGGCTTCCGCCAGTCTCAGCCACAGATATTCCTGCTGGGGCATTCTGCGTGTCAGTTGTTTCAGATATTCGGCAGCCTGAAGCCCGTTGCCAGCTGCAATTTCTACGTCGGCGAGTGTTGACGTAATAGGGTAGTTTCCCGGGTTTCGGCTAAGAGCGCCTTTCAGAAGAGTTCGGGCTTCATCGGTTTTTTTCTGTTGGATCTGTATTTCAGCCAGTGTGACCTGCAAGGTTATTCTGCCAGGGTTGCTGGCCAGCAGGGTGTTAATCAGATTAGTGGCTTTTTCGAGCTGTTCGTCAGCCAGATAAGCTACAGCGAGCCCATACTGAATAGCTTCATTACTTTCGGTATCCGGCTTTTCCAGATAGCTTTCGAAGGTTTCAACGGCAAGTTCAGGAGTGGTGGCATAGTGTACTTGCAGACGGCTGCGTACCAGATGATATTCCTGCCCGTCCTTTATCGTTTTTTCCGGGTATTGTTCTGCACGGTTACGGGCATCCGCCACACGGTTCCGGGTCAGGGGGTGCGTTGACAGATACTCCGGCATGGTGTCTCCCTGCAGCCGGTTTTGCCGCATCATGATCTCAAACATTTCAGGCATGCCGCGGGGATCCAGCCCTGCTGTCGCCAGGATGTCCAGTCCGACCCGGTCGGCTTCCTGCTCTTGCAGGCGGCTATAGGCCAGCATGTTCTGTATGGCCAGAGCCTGAGTGCCGGCGATGGCTGCGATACCTATATCGGATTGCGTAACTGCGGAAAGCACAATGCCGGCAATCATTCCGGCAATAGTGAGTGGTGTACTGGTTTCCTGTTGCTCCAGCCGGCGGGCAAAGTGACGCTGGCTAAGGTGGGCGAGCTCGTGGGCGAGCACCGATGCAAACTGCTGCTCTGTGGCAGCGTTGAGAAAGAGGCCTCCGTTTACGCCGACAATACCTCCGGGAACCGCGAAAGCGTTGATTGCGGAGCTGTCGATGAGTGCGAGAGTCAGCTCCCGGTTCTCCAGTGGAGCCGAGGGAACCAGGCGATATATAATCGCGCTGAGGTAATCGTAGACCAGAGGATCGGTTATGCGCGGAGCTGACCTTCGGATCGACACCATAACCTGTTGCCCGATGTCACTTTCCTGTTGCCCGGAAATCAGCCCTCCACCGGTTCCGCCAATATCTGGCAACTGGGTTTCCTGAGCTACGGACGCAGAACCTGACACCAGCGCAAAAGCAAACGTCACAGCGATAGTGAGCTTTCGGTAACAGCTAAACTCTGTAAGAAGGTTATTCATGTAATGCGGTGTACTCCTGGTTCAAGCCACCCCTGTGACAACAGATTGCCGTTGAAATTCCTTGAAACAGCCAGAGCCTGGCCATTAACCGGTATTGTGATGCAATACAGTATCACTGAAGGCATAATGCCGCCTTGCGAATTACATGTCTTGCTATGGTGAACATTCTGGATGACTGATCGTACACTGGATGCTTCCGGGCTTCGTTGCCCTATGCCCTTGCTGAAAACAAAGCTGGAGCTCAATGGTATGTCTCCCGGTGAGCAGCTTGAGGTAATCGCTACCGATGCGGGCTCTGCCCGTGATATCCCGGCCTTTCTGGAGTTATCCCGCCACCGTTTGGTGAACTCCTCGGAAAATGATGGCCATTACACGTTTGTGATAGAGTGCGGCGGTTAATTCTCCGGAGTCTTTGATGTTCAGAATTTTACGCGGTCTTGCGCACAAATACTTTTCAGATGAAGAAGCTGTAATTCTTTTCCTGATTCTGGTGGCGGGCACAGTTTTTATTATCTGGTTCGGTGCCATGCTTGCACCGGTAATCGGATCCCTTATCGTAGCCTTCATTCTGCAAGGGCTTGTGACCCGGCTGAACACGCTCGGTGTTCCCGAGGGCATTGCAATACTGAGCGTCTTTCTGGTGTTTCTGGGCGTATTGGTAGGCTTTATTTTTGGGCTTCTTCCGCTTGTATGGACTCAGCTCAGTACCCTGGCCGGCGAAGCTCCCCGAATCATCGGCGAGTTGCAGTCCTATCTTGAGTTGCTACCTGAAGAGTATCCACACATTATCTCTGCCGAGGCGGTGGCCAGTCTGTATCAGCAGGTGAACACGGAAGTGGGGCATATGACCCAGTGGCTGGTATCTTTCTCGCTATCGAGTATTCCTGATCTGGTAGCACTGCTGATCTACATGGTACTGGTGCCCATTCTGGTGTTTTTCTTCCTGAAGGACCGTGCTGTTCTGCTTGGTTCAATCTCCCGGCTACTACCTCCCCAGCGCCCGATGATGCTGAAAATCTGGCATGAAGTGAACCTCCAATGTGCCAATTATGTGCGGGGGAAAGCCCTTGAAATCCTGATCGTTGGCAGCGCAACCTACGTCGCATTCAAATTTCTGGGCGTGCCATATGCGGCGCTGTTATCACTTTTGGTGGGGCTGAGCGTTGTTATCCCGTATATCGGTGCTGCAGTAGTAACTATTCCTGTTGCAGTAATCGCCCTGTTTGCTTTCGGCTGGGGAACCCACTTCATCTGGGTCATGGTTATATACGGAATTATTCAGGCTTTGGACGGTAATGTACTGGTCCCGGTATTGTTTTCGGAAGTGAACAACCTTCATCCGGTCGTTATCATCATTTCGGTGCTGTTTTTTGGCGGTATATGGGGGCTCTGGGGTGTCTTCTTTGCCATTCCGCTGGCAACCATGCTGAAAGCTGTTTTTTCTGCCTGGCCGGTGAAGGAGTCATACTCCTCAACCGGGCCAGATCAGATATAGTCAGCTCGTTTGCCCGAGCTCTTTGACGGCTGCGAGCACTTCATCCACGTGCCCCGGCACTTTCACTCCGCGCCATTCTTTGCGTAGCACGCCTTCCTGATCAATCAGGAACGTGCTGCGATCAATGCCCATGTACTCTTTGCCGTATAGCTTTTTGAGCTTGATAACGTCGAACAACTTGCACAGGGTTTCATCTTTATCTGAAATAAGATGAAACGGGAATTCGAACTTCGCCCGAAAATTCTCGTGGGCCTTCAGTCCGTCGCGTGAAACTCCAAAAATCTCTGTGTCCAGTTCCGCGAAGGCTTTCATCTGGTCCCGGAAGTCTTGTCCTTCCGTTGTGCAGCCCGGAGTATTGTCTTTCGGGTAGAAATAAATCACGACATTCTCGCCGCGCAAATCTGCAAGCCGAATGGTCTGGTCGCCCGTGGCAGGGGCTTCAAAATCCGGTACCGGCTTGTTTAGTTCAACAGATGACATGACTTCTCCTTTAATTCCCTTGTGTCAGTACGTGCCCAACATTACCATAACCGTTTTATTCGGACGGAGCATTTATGATTACGGGGAGCCTTGTCGCACTGGTCACGCCCATGCATCCAAACGGTGATATTCACTGGGAGGATCTGGATAAGTTGGTGGACTTTCACCTAGAGAACGGTACTGACGGTATCGTTGCTGTAGGTACCACCGGTGAATCTGCAACGCTTGATCAGAAAGAGCATTGCCGGGCAATTGGCCACATCATCAAACGTGTGAACGGACGGATTCCGGTTATTGCGGGTACCGGAGGTAATAGCACACGGGAAGCTATCGAACTGACAACTGAAGCCTGCAAGCTCGGCGCGGATGCCTGCCTGCTGGTTGTGCCGTATTACAACAAGCCGACCCAGGAAGGCCTTTACCAGCACTTCAGGACTATCGCAGAGGCTGTTCCGGGCATTAGCCAGATGCTCTATAACGTACCTGGCCGTACATCCTGCGATATGCTTAATGAGACCGTTCTCCGGCTTGCCGATATCCCGAATATTGTGGCCATTAAGGACGCTACCGGGAATATCCCACGGGGAATCGAGCTGATTGAAGCCCTTGATGGGCGTCTGGCGGTCTACTCCGGTGATGATGCCACTGCGGCAGAGCTGATTCTTGCTGGTGGTCAGGGGAACGTTTCAGTTACCGCGAACGTTGCACCTAAAGCCATGTCCGAGCTGTGCGCAGCTGCCATTGCCGGCAATCGGGAAGAAACAGAGCGTCTGAACGAGCTGCTGATGCCTTTGAACCGTAAATTATTCCTGGAAGCGAATCCGATCCCGGTGAAGTGGGCTCTTTATCGCATGGGCATGATTGGTGAAGGTATCCGGTTGCCGCTGACTCCGTTCAGCGAAAAGTTTCATGCCGAGCTTGAAGAAGCGATGAAAGCTTCGGGTGTGCTCTGAGCTTGCCTCTAACCATCCAGAAACAGTCCCACACAGAGAGTAGGCCGATGCCGGTTCTATCAGGAATTCGTAAATTTGACGCATTCCGACCCATAGCAGTTGCATCCGGGCTATTGCTGGCCGTCGCGACGTCTGGTTGTAGTCTGGTGGAAGATCGTTCTGAACGTTATGTAAATGCAGAGGAAGGTGATGCACTGGTTCTGCCGGAAACGGCGGAACCTTCCAGGTTTACCGAGATCATGCCCATTCGAAGAATAGATGCGGCAGACGCGGGCAAGATGTATTCGTCAGATATCCCCCGGCCCCCGGATATGACCTCGGAAATTCTCGAGGAAAATTACGTAGTAGAAGAGCTGGATGGCAGGGCCTGGCTTTTGGTAAACGACGTACCAGGCCGTATCTGGCCGGCGGTTACCGCATATATGAATGAGCAGGGCCTGGGTGTCGCCTATGACAACCCGCAACTGGGTTTGCTGCAAAGTGAAGTCGCAAACTTCAGCATGCGTGCCCGTGAGCTCCTGGATCTGTCGAGTGAGCCGGCTGAATTAAACAGTTCAGAAGTCAGGGCTGTGTTGCAGGCCCGGATAGCACCTGGTGTGCGTCGAAAGACTACCGAAATTCAGGTGCGCAAACTCACCTCCGATGATGGTGCCCCAGAGGGCAGCTCTGACCAGGGTAGTGTCTGGCCCGAGGGGTTAATTCCCTGGAGTGGTACTGCTGATCCTTCAACAGAAGCGTTGGAGTTGCAGAAACGTCTGCTTGCGAACCTTGGGGAATTCCTGAAAGCACGTGAAGAAAGTAA is a window from the Marinobacter sp. ANT_B65 genome containing:
- a CDS encoding sulfurtransferase TusA family protein, whose amino-acid sequence is MTDRTLDASGLRCPMPLLKTKLELNGMSPGEQLEVIATDAGSARDIPAFLELSRHRLVNSSENDGHYTFVIECGG
- a CDS encoding AI-2E family transporter; this translates as MFRILRGLAHKYFSDEEAVILFLILVAGTVFIIWFGAMLAPVIGSLIVAFILQGLVTRLNTLGVPEGIAILSVFLVFLGVLVGFIFGLLPLVWTQLSTLAGEAPRIIGELQSYLELLPEEYPHIISAEAVASLYQQVNTEVGHMTQWLVSFSLSSIPDLVALLIYMVLVPILVFFFLKDRAVLLGSISRLLPPQRPMMLKIWHEVNLQCANYVRGKALEILIVGSATYVAFKFLGVPYAALLSLLVGLSVVIPYIGAAVVTIPVAVIALFAFGWGTHFIWVMVIYGIIQALDGNVLVPVLFSEVNNLHPVVIIISVLFFGGIWGLWGVFFAIPLATMLKAVFSAWPVKESYSSTGPDQI
- a CDS encoding M48 family metalloprotease translates to MNNLLTEFSCYRKLTIAVTFAFALVSGSASVAQETQLPDIGGTGGGLISGQQESDIGQQVMVSIRRSAPRITDPLVYDYLSAIIYRLVPSAPLENRELTLALIDSSAINAFAVPGGIVGVNGGLFLNAATEQQFASVLAHELAHLSQRHFARRLEQQETSTPLTIAGMIAGIVLSAVTQSDIGIAAIAGTQALAIQNMLAYSRLQEQEADRVGLDILATAGLDPRGMPEMFEIMMRQNRLQGDTMPEYLSTHPLTRNRVADARNRAEQYPEKTIKDGQEYHLVRSRLQVHYATTPELAVETFESYLEKPDTESNEAIQYGLAVAYLADEQLEKATNLINTLLASNPGRITLQVTLAEIQIQQKKTDEARTLLKGALSRNPGNYPITSTLADVEIAAGNGLQAAEYLKQLTRRMPQQEYLWLRLAEAEGMARNIVGVHRARAEYDALMGNLESAQRQLRQAQEKLPAGSAQRQIVSERLAEITSRLQVRRNS
- the bamC gene encoding outer membrane protein assembly factor BamC; this encodes MPVLSGIRKFDAFRPIAVASGLLLAVATSGCSLVEDRSERYVNAEEGDALVLPETAEPSRFTEIMPIRRIDAADAGKMYSSDIPRPPDMTSEILEENYVVEELDGRAWLLVNDVPGRIWPAVTAYMNEQGLGVAYDNPQLGLLQSEVANFSMRARELLDLSSEPAELNSSEVRAVLQARIAPGVRRKTTEIQVRKLTSDDGAPEGSSDQGSVWPEGLIPWSGTADPSTEALELQKRLLANLGEFLKAREESKSFSRAASGMEAKPLVKLVSENETAKAIYMDLDYGRSWAEVNRALVESDIAVVDLNRSEGWFFVDFRTADERDPGWFSWFSDKEKPRHTHTVSLVEQGSQVHVTVETADNYSGDRGPEDLLTQLFDYLY
- a CDS encoding peroxiredoxin — encoded protein: MSSVELNKPVPDFEAPATGDQTIRLADLRGENVVIYFYPKDNTPGCTTEGQDFRDQMKAFAELDTEIFGVSRDGLKAHENFRAKFEFPFHLISDKDETLCKLFDVIKLKKLYGKEYMGIDRSTFLIDQEGVLRKEWRGVKVPGHVDEVLAAVKELGQTS
- the dapA gene encoding 4-hydroxy-tetrahydrodipicolinate synthase, with the translated sequence MITGSLVALVTPMHPNGDIHWEDLDKLVDFHLENGTDGIVAVGTTGESATLDQKEHCRAIGHIIKRVNGRIPVIAGTGGNSTREAIELTTEACKLGADACLLVVPYYNKPTQEGLYQHFRTIAEAVPGISQMLYNVPGRTSCDMLNETVLRLADIPNIVAIKDATGNIPRGIELIEALDGRLAVYSGDDATAAELILAGGQGNVSVTANVAPKAMSELCAAAIAGNREETERLNELLMPLNRKLFLEANPIPVKWALYRMGMIGEGIRLPLTPFSEKFHAELEEAMKASGVL